The stretch of DNA ACGGTACTGCCCCCTTTCGGGCAGAGCCTGCTGGGTGTATGCGCATGCGTCGTCCCGGTGGCCATCTTTACTGTGGGTCGAAGCCAATTGTGCCCGAGCCTACCTGCGCATGTGCAATCCTccccttgctttccttttctaaGTAGCTTTGGCTAAAGCGGAGCCTTCCGCGCCATCTCTGTGCGCCTGCGTACCGTGACCCTGCGCAGCCCGAGAGGCGGGTCCTGGCTCCAGGTGCGTACGGCGGCTGAGGTGGCTGAACTGCGAGGTGTGGGGAGAGGGCGCCGGGTCCCGGTGTAGAGAGGAGCGGTGTGAAGGCGAGAAGAGCGTCTCCACCCCCTCACCGGCCCAGAAAGTGGTTTCCGCTGGTCCCTAGGAATCTCGGAGTACTGGATCTGGATCCGTGGGGCGGGGTCCTTGGAGGGGACTCAGCGCCCCCTCCTGGGAACCGGCGGTCTCGTCGCTGGGACCGCTGTTGGAGCCCAGTTGGAGACATTTCGTGAACTCCTGGGGAGCCCAATCcctcgggggaggggggcgggagaCCCCCCCTGGTTTAGTATTCCTGCATCTCCTACcatcgcagggcccctcccctaGTAGCCTATGTCCCTTGTTCGTGGTCATGGAGACATTTCGGCCACCACGGCGGCGCCCCTGTCTGAAGAAGGGGAGGTGACCTCTGGCCTCCAAGCTCTGGCGGTGGAGGATACCGGAGGCTCCTCTGCTTTGGCCAATAAAGccgaggaagagggggaaggaggccaGCAGGAGACCGAGCTTGAGGGGCCCGGGGTCGAGGAGGTGCAGGGAGAAGCCCCCAGCACCGAAGGGAAAGAGCATGCCAAGGGAGAATCCGAAGACTGGTGCGTACCCTGCAGCGATGAGGAGATGGAGCTGCCCGCAGATGGGCAGGCCTGGATGCCTCCCCCCTCCGAAATCCAGCGGCTCTATGAACTTCTGGCTGCCCACGGTACCCTGGAGCTTCAGGCTGAGATCCTGCCCCGCCGGCCACCCACTCCTGAGGCCCAGAGTGAAGAGGAGAGATCGGATGAGGAGCCTGAAgccaaagaagaggaagaggaaaagtgaGGGCACAACACTTTGTTGCTGGGGCTTGCTCTCTTGGTGCCAAGAGAAAattgggaggggaggtgggaccTTGGAGCATGGAAAGTAGAGGGTTGCAAGGGGTGTGGGGGGAGACCCTCAGGCCGGGGTGTTTGGGGAGACCACCCTCACTTTTCACTCTGTCCACCTGTCCCAGACCGCACATGCCTACAGAATTTGACTTTGACGATGAGCCAATGACCCCAAAGGACTCCCTGATTGACCGGAGACGCACCCCAGGTACAAAGGGGGAGAGTAGGGGGGAGGTAAAGGACCTCTACTCCCACCAACCTGAAAGGCGACTCCTGAGGAGAGGCCTGTGTTTGGTGCCTTGATTGCTATACACAACTTGTAGCTGCTGGAGAGAGCATTCACCAAGCGGTGCCATCATTACCAGCTTGGATAGATACCCTGTCTTCTTGGATATCTATCTTGGATAGATACCCTTCTTCATGAGACTGACAGATGGTTCTATCATGCTTCCCATTCCTTTTATCTCCATCTCCCTAGAAGTTCAAGTCTTCTCCATCCTTATCCTTATACCACTGTGTATATCTCCTAATCTGACCTGATTTCACACTCCAAGTGCCTTCCTGGAATTTACTGTTGGAGccattcttgatttctctttctctcaccccAGCATTTAAACCAGCAGCAAGTCCTGTTTAGCCCTGCCTCCACATTTCCAAGCTCATCTGCTACTCTCCACCCTCAGCACCACACCCTCATCCAAgccatcatttctctttctctttattttcttttagagacGACATTCATGGGGAGGGCGGgcaggggagacagagggagagagaatcttaagcagactccactcccAGCCCAGAACCCATCCTGAGGgatggatctcacaaccctgagatcacaaccagagctgaaattaagagtcagaagcccaaccgactaagccacccaggcacccccaagccATCATTTCTTTTCCCTGGATATTTGCCATGGCTCGTAACTGGCCTCCCTGCTTCCATCCTCAGCAACCAAAATGatcctttcaaaatataaatcatgTCACTACTTGGTTTAAAATTCTCCAAAGGATTCCATTGTTGGGGGAAAGAGCATATCAAGAGGGAATCCAAACACCACAACTCCCCCTGACTTTTTTTGGGCCGCCAAAGTTTCCAAAGATAATTTATTTCCGTTTGACCTAAGATATCCAAACTTTCATCATGGCCTCAGAGTCCTTTCTTGGGCCACAACTTTCCTTCTCCCTGCCATACCCCAGCTCTCTATACCCTTTGAATAAACCTCCCTGTTCCTGCTCTGGGGCCTTTccacttgctcttcccctgcctGGATATCTTTACCTTGGTTTTCACATTACTGGCTCCTTCTTGTAAGTCAGCCCTTTACTGCTTACCCCATCTGAGGCCCAACCTCAAACCCTACAACCTCTGTGACAGAGACCTGAAAATCTCTGTTTAATGAGCTCTCTAAGCAATGAGTAATATGTAGGCAGGTCTGGAGCACAGCACCTCACTCCCGTCCACATTTCTTACCTTCCTCTTCTCCAGGAAGTTCCGCCCGGAGCCAGAAACGGGAGGCCCGCCTGGACAAGGTCCTCTCAGACATGAAGCGACACAAAAAGCTGGAGGAGCAGATCCTTCGTACTGGCAGGGATCTCTTCAGCCTGGACTCAGAGgaccccagccccaccagccccccGCTCCGGTCCTCAGGGAGCACACTCTTCCCCCGGCAACGGAAATATTGAGTGTTTTGCAGCCTTTAGCGTGCAGAGCTTATACCTTCTGGGCTCTCCTTCCCTAACTCTGGGCACTGGGAACTGGGCAAGAGGAGAGAGCTCCCAAGCTCCCAATGCCGCACCTTGCCAGAAAGAGgacatgtgtgtatatttatgcTTTCTGTTGAACATTTATTTGGAGACCTGGGCTGAATTTTTGGAATCTAgaataaaaaaaaccacaaagttaTTTTCTCCTAGAGGGTGGGCTGCAGCAGGAACCCAGTTGTGGAGCAGCCGGATCAGGATCCTAGTCACTCAGgtggggaaatgaaaattaaagccacATGGGACAGAGATGAGCTCAGCACCTGCCCCCAATTCTCGTTCCAGTGCTGCCAGCTGGCTCTGAGGCGGGACCTTCCTGAGGGCTGAAAGGGCTGCAGTGCCTTCAGCTGCCAGAGGAGCCACCCATAGGAAAAAAACCAGCTGCAAGGTCTCTTTAAATGGCCAAGCCCCACCCCCAAGCTTGCCCTCCTCTGTCAGGAAGTGAaccctggggctgggccagggagtTTCCCCATCTGAGGGATCTGTGGCAGCACTCTTCCGGGTATACTTCGTACTGGTCCTAAATACCCCTAAACCAGTGGTGGGGCCTTGTGTCCCTCCAGGCTCTCTGAGCCTGGTCCTGCCTTCTAGGGCCGCTTGCTTCTGCCGGGGCAGGTAAGACCTCTCTGACCCtgaggagggagaaggtgggTGGAGGCTTACGTTccttgttggattttttttttcttttttctgtattttgaaagtaAAGGTCAACTTGTTACCTTGCCAACACTCCCTACCCCCCAAAATCTCAGGCCCCTCGACTTTGGGGGCTCCCACATCAGAAGTAAGGGCAGAGGAAAGTGGGTCCATTTATACTCCCTCCTGGGTCCCTGCTGTCTGCCCCCCCTCGGGGCTGGCCTGGGCTCTGGCCTGTACTctagagcttttatttattttttcaagtttttttttatttgttcatgagagacacagagtgagaggcagagacagggagaagcaggctccatgcagggagcccgacgtgggactcgatccccagactccaggaccacgccctgggccaaaggcaggcgctaaactgctgagccacccagggatccctctcctgaGCTTTTAGAACGTGATTTCTCCCTACCCCTGTCCCTGGGATCCTTCATCTCTGCCAAATGAAGCTTTCCTATTGCCTCTCTAAAGGCTATGCCAATGTGGGACCATGTGAGAAGTGGTTAGGAAAGCGATTTGAGGTAGGCTGGACTTCTAGAAGGTGTGGGGGTTGGTTGTTGAGCAaggctctttttctctttgggagAAACGAAGGAACCCAAAATTCCTTTGGGCTTGCCAGTCTGTGATTGTGGACATCTTAGGGTTGGCTCTTCTTGAGTGAAGTCTGGAGGGGTGGGAGACAGTGGGTTGAGACAGATGTCCCTGTGTTGTCTGCTCCTTGCCCTGGGGGGACCCTGGATTGTGAGGGGGAAGCCTTCTGTTACATGGGGTGCCAGCCTGTGTGCTCCCTGGGAACTCCTGCCTGTTTCCGCCCTTGGCACACAGGCCTGACCTGGGATGAAGCTTTCTGGGCGAGGCAGCTCTCCAGAGGCAGGAGCTGGTAAAGGAGCCACCTTGAGTGGATGCCCCttgactcccccccccctcccccccagggctCCAAGAACTTGGGCCTCCTTGTTTGTTGGAGGCTACCTGcggcctctccccgccccccccccccccaactccctccCTGGTCTTAGGTCCCTGTTTTGTGCTGAGAAGCCAGGCTACTTCCTGGTTTGGGAGCTCTGTAGGTAGGGTAAGAGACAGGATTCTGACCCTGTCCTTTGATCGTTGTGCAAAGTTCCTTAACTTCTAGGTTCCTGTGAGGATTAGATGAATGAGTTAGAAGGCATACAACACCTAGCACAGGTTAATTCCTTAATAAGTGGGAGCTGTTATTTGGGGGCTCTTGCCAAAGATACATGTTCTGGAGCCTCCTGGAAACTCAGCTGGTCTGGGTGAGGCCTGGGAATCAGCATGAACATGAGCAATGCTCTCAGCTGGGTCTTATGGTGGAGTAAGCTTAGAAAACACTGATCTGGATCAGGAATTGTGAAGCCTGGTTCCTGGGTCACTTCTCAACTAGGCAATCATTGCCTTCAGTGATGAGCATTAATTAGCGTCCGGGAGGTAGGATGAAGATAGGACAAGAAGCATTCTGAGCTGGCAGATGTGTTGTGGCTCCAGTGAGGCCACCAAGCTGCTCCTCCCACAAAGTAGTTGGACTGGAGCTCAGATAAGTCTTCCCTAGGAAGGAAAGTTCCTAAAACTTTGCTCTTACACAGTCGTGGTCAGTATGAGACAAGTTCTGAAAAATTTCCACGCTAGTCCcctaaagcagaaaataatttccCTAAACTAAACCAGCGTATAAACATCTGTGCATAGTGAAGGCTTCTTGCCTTCCCCAAAGTCTAGAATGTTTAAAATCAGGGAAGCTGCAATAATGAGCCCTTGTTTATGCTAGGCATCGTGCATTTTCCTAAACCTGAGTTTGATAGAGGTGACGGTGGCAGGCTGGGCCACCAGCCTCCCCTCCGACTTCAGGCTGCATGGGGCAAGGGACTTGCATTGGCTAGGGGGTCCCTGGGCCTGGCAGTGGATTGGGCTGGAGGTGAATAACCAAATGCCAAAtgccctgcccttgaggagcaGTCTGTAATCTGAGCTTGTCTTTaaatctccctccttcctcccagccccctACTTTGAGCCTGTGCACTAGAGATACCCTGTGGCCACTAATCTCTTCAAGCCCAGGAAATAGTCccttttctttccacttctcAGTCTAGGACACTCTGGCTCAGAGTTAGCAAGTGGCCCAAGATAATGACAGAGTTCAGTCCTTGCTGTATATTAGATTTAGTGGGGAAGCTTTTAAATATAGTAATGGTCAGgatgcccggatggctcagtctgtGTAGCCTcaacctttttttctatttttttaaagatattttatttagagcaagagagagcacatgtgcaagtggaggggcagagggagaggcagtcccaagcagactgcactgagctttgagcccaatgcagggtaccgtctcacgactctgagatcatgacctaagcctaagtCAGGAGTCGGCTACTTAACTGATTGGGCCACCCAAGGTCCCCTACACtgaactcttcatctcagggtggggagtttaaaccctgtgttgggctccacgctgagtgtagACCCTGCTGGGAGGGGGTGAAAAAAGGCAATGCTTGTGCCCTATCTCAGGCCACTGATGTCAGAATCCCCAGAGATCAATGCTTTTCAAAGACCTCAGGTGATTCTCAAGTGCAGCTAGGGCTGAGAGTGGCTGCTTGAGGCCAGTGTTGCTGGTACTTTCACATGCGCCCAAATCACTAGGGCTCTAGTTAAAATGCCAGCCGATTCAGCAGCTCTTGAGTGCAGCCCAAGAAGCTCCCTCACAAATAAGCTGCCGGTGATGTGAACACTGCTCACTGCAGACCAGGACACGGTAGTAAGGCTGGTCACATAGGTATCTGCTATTTGAGTCACTGCGGCAGGTCCTCAGGGTTGATTGAAGATCTCTGACCAAGAGTGACCAAAGAATCTCATTAAGCTTTGCTATAATGTAAGTTTACTTCTGAGCCAAGACGCTGGACCAGAGTGCCTCTTAACTAGAGGAGGAACCCAGCTTCTGCCTTTAGGTTGTTATTCTCTGCCCTTCCACCTGtgactttcttcctttctttgtggGTGTGATGCAGTGTCTGAGGTTTTGGGCAAAAGTTGACTGGCTCCTGCAAGAGCCCCATGACCCTTGAGGGCAGTGTGATTAGGCAAAGGTGGGCATGTAGCCAGAGAGCAGACTAGGAAGCTGGTACTGGAGGGGAGAGATGGGTGGATTTGGAATATTGGGGCCAAACCCCAAGGGCTGAGCAGTAACTTCCAAAGATCAACATAATCCTTAACCATTGTTCTTTGAGGGCCCCGATATAttggaaagaaaatgttctaaCTGTACATGTCATCTGGTAAACCACAAAGTCTAAATCTGGGACTTGTCACAAACATGTTGCCTGAGTCAAGTGGGTTCTCTGATTGCCTGGAGAGGCCTTACATTGAGGCTCCCTTCtagagatgacagaaaagaaCAGAGTCCATTCTTGGGTGAATAGCAGGTGATCTAGGTGGGAGGCACAGCTGTAGGGCATGGTGGGTGGGTGGTAGGGGGTTAAGATGGGCCTGGGACTGAAACAAGGGCTTGGCTTTGGAACAAGGCAGAAGCCCAGCCAGATCAGCTATCAGAATAATTCTCAGCTGACTCACTGAGATGGGCGAGGCTCTCAACCCCCCTGACTGGGCCCAGCTGGGGTGACAGATGGTAGAGAGGCCTCAGCCATAGGGAGTAGGGGATTGTCCAAAAAAGAGTCATTGGAAGCTGTTCCTGGGGCCTGCTTCCCAGCCCTGCATGGCCTTCTAGAGTTCAAATCTTCCCTGGGGGGCCTCATGGAGCCCTGTCCGTACCTCCGTTTATAGCCCTTGCCCTTCTTCTCCCCCATCTGGCTTCCTGGCTAGGCTTCCACCCTGCAGAGAACTTGGCAAAGGAGCAGCTGGAAAAGGCTTTACTTGGCCATCAGATGCCCCTTCTTTGCTATTCTTCTAGCCCCACAGCTGGGGTGATCTAAGACTTGCCATCCTTCTGACCAGTCAACAAGGAGGGGGTTAAGGCCCCTCTGGTACTAGGCCACATCCCCTAGCTGATTAAAGAGTTGGGCCTCAGGCTCTTTCTGCCTCAGCAGTGAGCCACATAGTGGTTCCAAAGAGCCGGGCTGTTCCAACTACTTTACGATGACCTCAGCCCTCATAACTCTGTTAGATGCCCTATCTACTCCCAGTTTACAGGCCTGGGAAACAGGTACAGGGAAGGCAACCAGGAGACTCATCCAGTAAGGGATCTAGGCAGTCCCAGCTCCTGGAGGCTCTTCAGGGGCTTCAGCAGGGAGCAACTTTGGAAGACAGCTGGGCAGGACTGAAGAGTAGAGCAGAAGGAACCAGAAGGTCCAGATAAGAGTGCGGAGGAGAACCCATCCTGGAAAGCCAGCCCCTGTATTTTCAAATGCTACCCAAAAACAACAGAAGAGGGAGCTCTGGTGCTAGAAAAGCCACTCCTACAAGTTAAGGGAAATTAACTCCACATAAAAGGGAGCCACAGAAAAGTATCAAGGTCAAATCCCATACAAAGTTGCAAGATAGCCAGGAACATTCCTTTGATGTCAAAAGTGTACCAGGAAAAGAGGTCAAAACTGTAACCTTTCAAAATGAGGTAAGACATGAAGGAAACAGTACAAGGCAGGAAATCAGAACTGTAAGCCTGGGCATTCTAGCTGAATCGGTGCCCCTAACCACTGTCCCGTGCTGCCACCAGAAAGGATTCCCATCCCAGTAGTACCATTTATTTGCTGTGTGGCCCTGAATGATTCGTAGTCCCTATTTGGGACTCAACCATTTCGAGCCACACTGTGTAATCTGGGATCAAGCAGCCATATTTGGCCaccttaaataaaacttaatattcTAAAGTTACTCTAGTGCCGCTCTAGTATTCAGTAGCTGCGTGTGACCAGTGCAAAGAGCACAGGTTTAGAAAATTCTGTTGGATGATGCTGAGAGGGTGTTAAGCAGGAGCCAGGCAGGTGACATAGTACAGCCCAGGTACAAGATGACAGGGACTATAGGTGGGAAGTGTGGTAAATAGGAAAGCTTGTGTCCCATCCAAAGGGAGCTGCTGTGACTTGGCTCTACCCAATTTTGCTAGGTGGGAACATAGGGCGTGGCCCCTAATCCTTCAAGAGAAGTAGCAATCAGGAGTTTGTGATTGCCAAACTAAAAATTGAGATTTTACATATTGTGTAGATCAAGTAAAACTCTTGGGCCTTGCCTTGGCTCTGTAATTTATGTGGTTTCTGCCTATTTTTCCTGTGGCAAGCCACTCCCTCCTCACTTCCCCTTTTTTCACTCCAGTCTGAAGTTGGAAGAATGGTGGGGTAGATGAGGTGTCACTCCTTTCTGGTTGTGGCTTCGAAAATGTCTGACCAAAGTCT from Vulpes vulpes isolate BD-2025 chromosome 3, VulVul3, whole genome shotgun sequence encodes:
- the PAGR1 gene encoding PAXIP1-associated glutamate-rich protein 1 isoform X2, with amino-acid sequence MSLVRGHGDISATTAAPLSEEGEVTSGLQALAVEDTGGSSALANKAEEEGEGGQQETELEGPGVEEVQGEAPSTEGKEHAKGESEDWCVPCSDEEMELPADGQAWMPPPSEIQRLYELLAAHGTLELQAEILPRRPPTPEAQSEEERSDEEPEAKEEEEEKKFRPEPETGGPPGQGPLRHEATQKAGGADPSYWQGSLQPGLRGPQPHQPPAPVLREHTLPPATEILSVLQPLACRAYTFWALLP
- the PAGR1 gene encoding PAXIP1-associated glutamate-rich protein 1 isoform X1, with the translated sequence MSLVRGHGDISATTAAPLSEEGEVTSGLQALAVEDTGGSSALANKAEEEGEGGQQETELEGPGVEEVQGEAPSTEGKEHAKGESEDWCVPCSDEEMELPADGQAWMPPPSEIQRLYELLAAHGTLELQAEILPRRPPTPEAQSEEERSDEEPEAKEEEEEKPHMPTEFDFDDEPMTPKDSLIDRRRTPGSSARSQKREARLDKVLSDMKRHKKLEEQILRTGRDLFSLDSEDPSPTSPPLRSSGSTLFPRQRKY